The following are encoded together in the Iodobacter fluviatilis genome:
- the edd gene encoding phosphogluconate dehydratase — protein MSVHPKLAEVTARIIARSQGPRSRYLAHLELAASKEPSRKGLACTNQAHAWAAAPENDKIMMREMRQPNLGIVSAYNDMLSAHQPFEAFPALIKEAVRQAGATAQFAGGVPAMCDGVTQGQPGMELSLFSRDVIAMSTAVGLSHNVFDSVVCLGVCDKIVPGLLIGALQFGHLPTVFVPAGPMTSGIANSEKAKARQLFAEGKCGREELLASEEGSYHGAGTCTFFGTANSNQMLMEVMGLHLPGAAFVNPNTPLRDALTVAAAQRAIAITYKGNEFTPVGKVVDEKCIVNGIVGLMATGGSTNHTIHLIAIARAAGIIIDWSDFDDLSAIIPLLAKIYPNGSADVNHFHAAGGMGFLIRELLDAGLMHEDVLTVAGKSLRPYANEPFLGEDGKAVWRAAPTEPVDDNVVRHASNPFSADGGLRLLVGNLGRSVIKISAVKPENRNVVAPAIVFNDQDDVLAAFKRGELEKDFVVVLRFQGPRANGMPELHKLTPVLGLLQDRGFKVALVTDGRMSGASGKVPSAIHMTPEVLNGGPLGKVRSGDMIRLDADAGIVEALVDAAEWAARTVDTADLSANEHGMGRELFATFRGAATGAEEGAISMGLAH, from the coding sequence ATGTCTGTTCATCCCAAGCTTGCTGAAGTCACCGCCCGTATTATTGCAAGAAGCCAAGGCCCCCGTTCGCGTTATTTGGCCCACCTTGAGTTGGCCGCAAGTAAGGAGCCTTCACGTAAAGGTTTAGCCTGTACCAATCAGGCTCATGCTTGGGCTGCTGCGCCAGAAAACGACAAAATTATGATGCGTGAAATGCGTCAGCCTAATTTGGGAATTGTCTCTGCATACAATGACATGCTGTCCGCGCACCAACCCTTTGAAGCTTTCCCTGCCCTGATTAAAGAAGCCGTTCGTCAAGCCGGTGCGACTGCGCAATTTGCCGGTGGCGTACCCGCAATGTGTGATGGGGTAACCCAAGGCCAGCCGGGCATGGAGCTGAGCTTGTTTAGCCGCGATGTGATCGCAATGTCTACTGCGGTTGGACTATCACACAATGTGTTTGATAGCGTAGTTTGCTTAGGCGTTTGTGACAAGATCGTACCGGGGTTGTTGATTGGTGCTTTGCAGTTTGGCCATTTACCAACGGTATTTGTTCCTGCTGGGCCAATGACTTCTGGCATCGCTAACAGTGAAAAAGCCAAGGCGCGCCAATTATTTGCCGAAGGTAAATGTGGCCGTGAAGAATTATTAGCCTCTGAAGAAGGCTCTTACCACGGTGCCGGTACCTGCACCTTTTTTGGTACGGCCAATTCTAATCAAATGTTGATGGAAGTCATGGGCTTGCACTTGCCTGGTGCGGCCTTTGTAAACCCGAATACCCCACTGCGTGATGCCTTAACTGTTGCGGCAGCACAACGTGCTATTGCTATTACTTATAAGGGCAATGAGTTTACCCCTGTCGGAAAAGTGGTTGATGAAAAATGCATTGTGAACGGTATTGTTGGCCTGATGGCAACCGGTGGCTCAACCAATCACACCATTCATTTGATTGCCATTGCACGGGCTGCTGGCATCATCATTGATTGGAGTGATTTCGACGATTTATCCGCAATTATTCCATTGCTCGCAAAAATCTATCCAAACGGCTCTGCAGATGTAAATCACTTCCATGCCGCTGGCGGTATGGGTTTCTTGATTCGTGAATTGCTAGATGCAGGTTTGATGCACGAAGACGTGTTGACCGTGGCAGGTAAGAGCTTGCGCCCTTATGCCAATGAGCCTTTCCTTGGTGAAGATGGTAAGGCGGTATGGCGTGCAGCGCCTACCGAGCCAGTGGATGACAATGTAGTTCGTCATGCAAGTAATCCATTTAGCGCCGATGGTGGTTTACGTCTTTTGGTTGGTAATTTGGGCCGCTCCGTGATTAAAATTTCGGCCGTTAAGCCAGAAAACCGTAACGTAGTTGCCCCTGCAATTGTGTTTAATGATCAAGACGATGTACTGGCGGCATTTAAACGTGGCGAGCTAGAAAAAGACTTTGTGGTGGTGCTGCGTTTCCAAGGGCCACGTGCCAATGGTATGCCCGAGCTGCATAAGCTCACCCCTGTGCTGGGTTTATTGCAGGATCGTGGCTTTAAAGTAGCGCTGGTTACCGATGGGCGCATGTCGGGCGCATCGGGTAAAGTACCGTCGGCTATCCATATGACGCCAGAAGTATTAAATGGTGGGCCACTCGGTAAGGTGAGAAGCGGCGATATGATTCGCTTAGATGCCGATGCGGGCATCGTTGAAGCCTTGGTTGATGCGGCTGAATGGGCTGCTCGAACCGTGGATACTGCAGATTTATCTGCAAATGAACATGGCATGGGGCGCGAGCTGTTCGCGACTTTCCGTGGTGCAGCAACCGGCGCAGAAGAGGGCGCGATCAGTATGGGCTTGGCTCATTAA
- the eda gene encoding bifunctional 4-hydroxy-2-oxoglutarate aldolase/2-dehydro-3-deoxy-phosphogluconate aldolase: protein MQIREIMRSCPVMPVLVIEKVEHAVPLAKALVEGGICVLEVTLRTEAALAAVRAIVDNVPGAIVGVGTVVRPEQFAEAKAAGAVFAVTPGLTPKLAAAARAAQIELLPGVMTPSEAIAALEEGFDALKLFPAEQAGSLGMLKAMGGPLPQILFCPTGGVSPESAPKLLALPNVGCVGGSWLAPKEMVAAGDWAGITALARAAAAFGK, encoded by the coding sequence ATGCAAATTCGCGAAATCATGCGCTCTTGTCCGGTGATGCCGGTTTTGGTCATCGAGAAAGTAGAACACGCCGTGCCATTGGCTAAAGCCTTGGTAGAGGGGGGCATCTGTGTTCTTGAGGTGACTTTACGTACCGAAGCAGCTTTAGCTGCAGTGCGTGCGATTGTTGATAATGTGCCTGGCGCTATTGTGGGTGTGGGCACCGTGGTTCGACCTGAACAATTTGCTGAAGCGAAAGCTGCCGGAGCAGTCTTTGCTGTAACCCCTGGGCTGACACCTAAGTTAGCTGCTGCCGCTCGTGCTGCACAAATTGAATTACTACCCGGTGTAATGACGCCTTCTGAAGCGATTGCTGCTTTGGAAGAAGGCTTTGATGCGCTGAAGTTATTCCCTGCTGAGCAAGCCGGTAGCTTGGGTATGCTGAAAGCAATGGGTGGACCGCTGCCACAAATCTTATTTTGCCCAACTGGTGGTGTAAGCCCTGAATCTGCACCTAAGTTATTGGCCTTGCCAAACGTAGGTTGCGTGGGTGGCTCTTGGTTGGCGCCTAAGGAAATGGTTGCAGCGGGTGATTGGGCTGGTATTACAGCGCTTGCTCGTGCTGCGGCGGCATTTGGAAAGTAA
- the gap gene encoding type I glyceraldehyde-3-phosphate dehydrogenase translates to MAAIRIAINGYGRIGRNVLRALYESGRTDEFQIVAINDLGDAKTNAHLTQYDTVHGKFAGKVSVDGDFMIVNGDKIRVCAQRNPADLPWKEIGVDVVMECTGFFASKAKASAHITAGAKKVIISAPGGSDVDATIVFGVNHDTLKSTDTVISNASCTTNCLAPLVKPLNDKIGLVSGLMTTIHSYTNDQVLTDVYHEDLRRARSATHSMIPTKTGAAAAVALVLPELKGKLDGFAVRVPTINVSLVDLTFTAARETTVEEINQIMKEASEGSLKGVLNYNDLPLVSIDFNHDPASSTYEASQTKVSGGTLVKVLSWYDNEWGFSNRMLDTTKALWNAK, encoded by the coding sequence ATGGCAGCAATTCGTATCGCAATTAACGGCTACGGTCGTATCGGTCGCAATGTACTGCGCGCTTTGTATGAGTCTGGCCGTACTGATGAATTCCAAATTGTGGCAATTAACGATCTGGGCGATGCTAAAACCAACGCTCACTTAACACAATACGATACTGTGCACGGTAAATTTGCTGGCAAAGTATCGGTAGATGGCGATTTTATGATCGTAAATGGCGATAAAATTCGCGTTTGCGCTCAGCGTAACCCCGCTGATTTGCCATGGAAAGAGATCGGCGTGGATGTCGTGATGGAATGTACTGGCTTTTTTGCTAGTAAAGCAAAGGCTTCTGCGCACATTACTGCTGGCGCGAAAAAAGTCATCATCTCCGCTCCTGGTGGCAGCGATGTAGATGCAACCATCGTGTTTGGCGTAAACCATGACACACTGAAATCAACAGACACTGTTATTTCAAATGCATCATGCACAACCAATTGCTTAGCGCCTTTGGTTAAGCCTTTGAACGATAAAATTGGCCTAGTTTCTGGTTTGATGACCACGATTCATAGCTACACCAACGACCAAGTTCTGACTGATGTTTATCATGAAGATCTACGTCGTGCTCGTTCAGCAACTCATTCTATGATCCCTACTAAGACCGGCGCTGCGGCGGCTGTGGCCTTGGTATTGCCAGAATTAAAAGGCAAGCTGGATGGTTTTGCTGTGCGCGTACCAACGATCAATGTGTCTTTGGTTGACCTGACATTCACCGCTGCGCGTGAAACAACGGTTGAAGAAATTAACCAAATCATGAAAGAAGCGTCGGAAGGCTCACTAAAAGGCGTGTTGAACTACAACGACCTGCCTTTAGTGTCGATTGACTTCAACCATGACCCCGCTTCTTCTACTTATGAAGCATCGCAAACTAAGGTTTCCGGTGGTACTTTGGTGAAAGTTCTGTCTTGGTACGACAACGAGTGGGGCTTCTCCAACCGTATGCTAGATACCACTAAGGCTTTGTGGAACGCAAAATAA
- a CDS encoding porin: MFKRVLIATAVSAMFAAPAFADVTISGSAEMDLMYKTNQAGTNGKGKVAEEIAVIVNIDGTDKLDTGDTLKWRLAQKVATPGRYDSFGQREAWIGYETKFGEVRFGNQFSNQYLEMDGFANNGSGNLWADFGSQQVQYANGVSYFSPKFSGFSFAGQYDLGNGRNSARAMELTANYTGYGFNVAAGAAEAKNGKSASSEAGTFGANGKGWGNSGDFTVGTNAENKLRTYNIDAKYKTGAFDLAAGYKRNEWNGAVDLAVAGQKTTVDQFLVAAGYTMGKNNFNLGYQRVQDSKTDGTKVDNGMNVLNAQYNYTLSKNTVAFAQVRHHMLDTAGKASVMTGASQLDGFAIGSDKKNATRLMVGTWTAF, translated from the coding sequence ATGTTTAAGCGCGTTCTTATCGCTACTGCCGTATCCGCAATGTTTGCAGCTCCTGCATTCGCTGACGTAACTATCAGCGGTTCTGCTGAAATGGACTTGATGTACAAGACTAACCAAGCTGGTACAAATGGTAAGGGCAAAGTTGCTGAAGAAATTGCAGTTATCGTAAACATCGACGGTACAGATAAGCTTGATACTGGCGATACGCTGAAATGGCGTCTGGCGCAAAAAGTAGCAACTCCAGGTCGTTACGATAGCTTCGGTCAACGTGAAGCTTGGATCGGTTACGAAACTAAGTTTGGTGAAGTTCGCTTCGGTAACCAGTTCTCTAACCAATACCTTGAAATGGATGGTTTCGCGAACAATGGTTCAGGCAACTTGTGGGCTGACTTTGGTTCACAACAAGTTCAATACGCGAACGGCGTAAGCTACTTCTCTCCTAAATTCAGCGGCTTTAGCTTTGCTGGTCAATACGATCTAGGTAACGGCCGTAACTCAGCCCGCGCTATGGAATTGACAGCAAACTACACTGGCTACGGCTTTAATGTTGCTGCTGGTGCTGCTGAAGCTAAGAATGGCAAGAGCGCTTCATCTGAAGCTGGTACATTCGGTGCCAATGGTAAGGGCTGGGGAAACTCAGGTGACTTCACTGTAGGTACTAATGCAGAAAACAAACTGCGTACTTACAATATCGATGCGAAGTACAAGACTGGCGCGTTTGATTTAGCTGCTGGTTACAAGCGTAACGAATGGAATGGCGCTGTTGATTTGGCTGTAGCTGGCCAAAAAACTACAGTTGACCAATTCTTGGTTGCTGCTGGTTACACTATGGGCAAAAACAACTTCAACCTTGGTTATCAACGTGTGCAAGACAGCAAGACTGATGGCACAAAAGTTGATAACGGCATGAACGTTCTTAACGCTCAGTACAACTACACACTGTCTAAGAACACTGTTGCATTTGCTCAAGTTCGTCACCACATGTTGGATACAGCGGGCAAAGCTAGCGTAATGACAGGTGCTTCACAGCTTGATGGTTTTGCTATCGGTTCAGACAAGAAAAACGCAACACGTCTGATGGTAGGTACATGGACAGCGTTCTAA
- a CDS encoding porin — MFKRALIVAAVAAACSASAYAEVTISGSAELNVMYYSNQTADGKGKFAIDAPVILNFDGVDKWDNGMSTIWRISQKPGPGGSDKATGPAAFGTREAYIGVKSGLGSVKFGRMFQATYLQKDWPYLTDGSGNAGQDRGVTEAAFWDNAVAYEGSFGAVNVFASADLGNGFTDKKNGSQGYELGGGANIGAFHVDASYLAAKKGAEYDSTFFLGGRGTFGALTLSLDWAHDKFGMTDIKEDAIHGKVGYNFNDKLSLNAGWTNIKDSGGGDKKADQLSAQLGYNVSKNTMAFVQYRYIKLGDAGKSPVGFVTQNQGIAGTKDSMQRLLVGTWTGF, encoded by the coding sequence ATGTTTAAACGTGCTCTGATTGTGGCTGCTGTTGCAGCTGCTTGCTCCGCTTCTGCTTATGCTGAAGTCACTATTAGCGGTTCAGCAGAACTGAATGTAATGTACTACAGCAATCAAACGGCTGATGGTAAGGGTAAGTTTGCTATTGATGCACCCGTTATTCTGAATTTTGATGGTGTGGATAAGTGGGATAACGGTATGTCCACTATCTGGCGCATTTCGCAAAAGCCAGGTCCTGGCGGTAGCGATAAAGCTACTGGCCCTGCTGCATTTGGTACTCGTGAAGCTTATATCGGCGTTAAGAGTGGTTTGGGTTCTGTTAAATTTGGTCGTATGTTCCAAGCAACTTACCTGCAAAAAGATTGGCCTTACCTGACAGACGGTTCGGGTAACGCTGGGCAAGACCGTGGTGTTACTGAAGCGGCATTCTGGGATAACGCCGTTGCTTATGAAGGCTCTTTCGGCGCTGTAAACGTATTTGCATCTGCTGATTTGGGCAATGGTTTTACCGATAAGAAAAATGGCTCACAAGGCTATGAGTTAGGTGGTGGCGCAAATATTGGCGCTTTCCATGTTGATGCTTCTTATTTAGCCGCTAAAAAAGGTGCTGAGTACGACAGTACATTCTTCTTGGGTGGCCGTGGTACTTTTGGTGCTTTGACTTTGTCTCTGGATTGGGCGCATGACAAGTTTGGCATGACAGATATCAAAGAAGATGCGATCCACGGTAAAGTTGGTTACAACTTCAATGACAAGCTGTCTCTGAACGCGGGTTGGACTAATATCAAGGATAGCGGTGGCGGCGATAAAAAAGCTGATCAGCTGAGTGCACAGCTTGGTTACAACGTATCTAAAAATACGATGGCATTTGTTCAGTATCGTTATATCAAACTGGGTGATGCAGGTAAGAGCCCTGTTGGCTTTGTAACGCAAAACCAAGGTATTGCTGGTACCAAAGACAGCATGCAACGTCTGCTTGTTGGTACATGGACAGGTTTCTAA
- a CDS encoding ABC-F family ATPase, whose protein sequence is MISTANITMQFGAKPLFERVSVKFGDGNRYGLIGANGCGKSTFMKILGGDLEPTAGNVSLEPGVRLGKLKQDQFAFEDCRVIDVVMQGHTELWAVLAERDAIYANLEATEDDYMRAADLEGKVAEYDGYTAEARAGALLLGAGIPIEQHVGPMSDVAPGWKLRVLLAQALFSNPEVLLLDEPTNNLDINTIRWLEDALNERDSTMIIISHDRHFLNQVCTHVADVDFREIRIYPGTYDDYMIASTQARDRLLTDNAKAKEKVAELNSFAARFSANKSKARQATSRLKLADKIKEAMVEVKPSSRQNPYIRFEVDEKSKLHRQAVELAGVSKSFDKPLIQNLDLILEAGQKIAVIGGNGVGKSTLVKLLMDVINPDSGKIKWAEKAQLGYFAQDHEADFEEDITLFDWVKQWSQPGTDDQVIRGILGRLLFSGDDVKKSVKVLSGGEKGRMLYGKLILETPNVLIMDEPTNHMDMESIESLNLALDLYKGTLLFVSHDRIFVSSLATQILELNGDGTYNYYVGGYEDYLASRGLD, encoded by the coding sequence ATGATTAGTACTGCAAATATTACAATGCAATTTGGCGCGAAACCTTTATTTGAAAGGGTTTCAGTTAAGTTTGGTGACGGTAATCGTTATGGCTTGATTGGCGCAAACGGTTGTGGTAAATCCACTTTTATGAAAATTTTAGGTGGTGATTTAGAGCCTACTGCTGGCAATGTAAGTCTAGAGCCTGGTGTTCGCCTGGGTAAGCTTAAGCAAGATCAGTTTGCTTTTGAAGATTGCCGCGTGATTGATGTTGTGATGCAAGGGCATACTGAGCTATGGGCGGTGCTGGCCGAGCGCGATGCAATTTATGCCAATTTAGAAGCCACCGAAGACGATTATATGCGCGCGGCTGATTTAGAAGGCAAAGTGGCCGAGTACGATGGTTACACTGCTGAAGCGCGCGCTGGTGCTCTATTGCTGGGGGCTGGGATTCCTATTGAGCAGCACGTTGGCCCAATGAGCGATGTAGCGCCGGGTTGGAAGCTACGTGTCTTGCTGGCACAAGCCTTGTTTTCTAACCCAGAAGTACTGCTGCTGGATGAGCCAACCAATAACTTGGATATCAACACAATTCGTTGGTTGGAAGATGCGCTGAATGAACGCGATTCCACCATGATTATTATTTCCCATGATCGCCACTTTTTAAATCAAGTGTGTACTCACGTTGCTGACGTTGATTTCCGCGAAATTCGTATTTACCCAGGCACTTACGATGATTATATGATTGCTTCTACGCAAGCGCGTGATCGCTTGCTAACAGACAACGCAAAGGCTAAAGAAAAAGTGGCCGAGTTAAATTCTTTTGCTGCACGATTCTCGGCAAATAAATCTAAAGCGCGTCAGGCTACAAGCCGCCTGAAACTGGCAGATAAAATTAAGGAAGCGATGGTTGAGGTGAAGCCCTCTAGCCGTCAGAACCCTTACATCCGCTTTGAGGTTGATGAAAAATCCAAGTTACACCGCCAGGCTGTAGAGCTTGCTGGTGTGTCTAAGTCTTTCGATAAGCCTTTGATTCAAAATTTGGATCTGATTTTAGAAGCAGGTCAAAAGATTGCCGTGATTGGTGGTAACGGTGTGGGTAAATCCACGCTAGTGAAGCTTTTGATGGATGTAATTAATCCAGATAGTGGCAAGATTAAGTGGGCCGAAAAAGCCCAGCTGGGTTACTTTGCACAGGATCATGAAGCTGATTTTGAAGAAGACATTACGCTGTTTGATTGGGTTAAGCAGTGGAGCCAGCCAGGCACGGATGATCAGGTCATCCGAGGTATTTTAGGGCGTCTGTTATTTAGTGGTGATGATGTTAAGAAATCAGTTAAGGTGCTATCTGGTGGTGAAAAAGGCCGCATGCTGTACGGTAAGCTGATCTTAGAAACACCGAATGTATTAATTATGGATGAGCCGACTAACCATATGGATATGGAGTCGATCGAGTCCTTAAACTTAGCTTTGGATTTATATAAAGGTACTTTGCTATTTGTATCGCATGACCGAATTTTTGTAAGCTCGCTGGCGACGCAAATCCTAGAGCTGAATGGTGATGGAACATACAATTACTATGTGGGCGGTTACGAAGACTATTTGGCTAGCCGTGGTTTAGATTAA
- a CDS encoding YheT family hydrolase, with the protein MSRATPFKATEYLAPFWLPGGHAQTLYPATLMWKKTPAYRRESWITPDLDSIVVDCLDGGAGTPLVVLFHGLEGSSRSHYATSLFDYLYSLGWRGVVPHFRSCGNVLNRLPRAYHAGDSAEIDWVLCQIRAQNPGVPIFAVGVSLGGNALLKWLGEQGDAAVAVIDAAAAVCAPIDLAATSESLDQGFNRRVYTREFLRSLRKKTFAKLKLVDNPFLDQEGLRRVNTLRAFDDLLTAPIHGFKSVEHYWQEASSKPFLPLIRLPSLIINAKNDPFVPFESLPLPAGVSNSVTLLHTLEGGHVGFVSGAIPGQLQWLPHTLHHFFQYHLPLPR; encoded by the coding sequence ATGTCTCGTGCTACCCCCTTTAAAGCCACCGAGTATCTAGCACCTTTCTGGCTACCTGGCGGGCATGCGCAGACGCTTTATCCTGCCACCTTAATGTGGAAAAAAACGCCTGCTTATCGGCGAGAATCGTGGATTACACCTGATTTAGATTCGATTGTCGTGGATTGTCTGGATGGCGGTGCTGGCACGCCGTTGGTGGTGTTGTTTCATGGATTAGAGGGCAGTTCGCGCAGCCATTACGCTACCTCTTTATTCGATTACCTGTATTCGCTTGGTTGGCGTGGTGTAGTGCCGCATTTTCGCTCCTGTGGCAATGTGCTCAATCGCCTGCCTAGGGCCTATCACGCAGGGGATTCTGCCGAAATTGATTGGGTACTATGCCAGATTCGCGCTCAAAATCCAGGTGTGCCTATTTTTGCCGTTGGTGTATCGCTGGGTGGCAATGCTTTATTAAAGTGGCTGGGTGAGCAAGGAGATGCAGCGGTAGCAGTGATTGATGCAGCTGCTGCGGTCTGTGCCCCAATCGATTTAGCGGCGACGAGCGAGTCGCTTGATCAAGGCTTTAACCGCCGCGTGTACACGCGTGAATTTTTACGCAGCTTACGCAAGAAGACCTTTGCTAAGCTGAAGCTTGTCGATAATCCTTTCTTAGATCAAGAAGGTTTACGTCGTGTAAATACGCTTAGAGCGTTTGATGATTTATTGACCGCACCGATACATGGTTTTAAAAGCGTAGAGCATTATTGGCAAGAAGCCAGTAGTAAGCCTTTTTTGCCTTTGATCCGCTTACCCAGCTTAATTATTAATGCAAAAAATGATCCCTTTGTGCCGTTTGAATCTTTGCCTTTGCCGGCAGGAGTATCAAATAGCGTTACCTTATTGCACACCTTGGAAGGGGGACACGTTGGCTTTGTGTCTGGTGCTATTCCTGGGCAATTGCAATGGTTACCGCACACATTGCATCATTTTTTTCAGTACCATTTACCGTTGCCTCGTTAA
- a CDS encoding phosphomannomutase/phosphoglucomutase — translation MPVLAHGLFKAYDIRAQTSLLTPEVAHFVGRALGAEAHARGVQQIAVARDGRFSSPALASALIDALVASGITVLDMGLAATPLLYFAARQYSDGSGVMITGSHNPSDYNGIKMTLAGETIDGEALQALRLRIENDDFIVGQGQVQPLDISQAYYAAVVAAVSLQRPFKVVVDCGNGVPGAFAPALYRALGCEVIELYCQVDGAFPHHHPDPQVEENLADLKRAVVAHAADLGLAFDGDGDRLGVVTRDGESIAGDRLLMLFAAAALAKQPGHILYDVKSSGLIAAWVRSKGGSCEAIPTGHGHMKRHLQSTQALVAGELSGHFAFNDWPDDDALFAGAKCLQMMAEQDLSEALQILPRSLVTPELQVALAQDGHQLVAEIAKKAVFPLALRIFAIDGLRIEYADGFGLIRASNTTPVLTLRMESQTALGLARIRAELAAAIAPLQLPPLMP, via the coding sequence GTGCCCGTCTTAGCTCATGGTCTGTTTAAAGCTTACGATATTCGTGCTCAAACCTCATTGCTTACCCCTGAAGTGGCCCATTTTGTTGGGCGGGCACTGGGGGCGGAAGCGCATGCACGGGGAGTACAGCAAATTGCGGTGGCAAGAGATGGCCGCTTTTCTAGCCCGGCCTTAGCAAGCGCTTTAATTGATGCCCTCGTTGCTAGTGGGATCACGGTGCTGGATATGGGCTTGGCAGCTACCCCCTTGCTGTATTTTGCGGCGCGTCAGTATAGTGATGGCTCTGGTGTAATGATTACCGGTAGCCATAATCCGAGTGATTATAACGGCATTAAAATGACGTTGGCCGGTGAAACCATTGATGGCGAGGCTTTGCAAGCTTTACGCCTGCGTATAGAAAACGATGATTTTATTGTAGGGCAAGGTCAGGTTCAGCCCTTAGATATTAGCCAAGCTTATTACGCTGCTGTGGTGGCGGCTGTTTCACTACAACGGCCTTTTAAGGTGGTGGTGGATTGTGGGAATGGCGTGCCAGGCGCGTTTGCTCCTGCTTTATATCGCGCCTTGGGCTGTGAGGTGATTGAGTTGTACTGTCAGGTGGATGGTGCTTTCCCTCATCACCATCCGGATCCTCAGGTAGAAGAAAACCTAGCTGATTTAAAGCGGGCCGTCGTGGCACATGCTGCAGATCTGGGCTTGGCGTTTGATGGTGACGGGGATCGTTTAGGCGTGGTGACACGGGATGGTGAGAGCATTGCAGGGGATAGGTTATTAATGCTATTTGCTGCTGCCGCTCTAGCCAAGCAGCCTGGGCACATTCTTTACGATGTAAAATCCAGCGGCCTGATTGCAGCTTGGGTAAGGAGCAAAGGCGGTAGCTGCGAGGCGATCCCAACTGGCCACGGGCATATGAAGCGCCATTTGCAATCAACTCAGGCACTGGTGGCTGGTGAGTTGTCTGGGCATTTTGCCTTTAATGATTGGCCTGATGATGATGCCCTGTTTGCTGGGGCAAAATGTTTACAAATGATGGCAGAGCAAGATTTATCAGAGGCCCTGCAAATATTACCTAGATCGCTCGTTACGCCAGAATTACAAGTGGCATTAGCGCAAGATGGCCATCAATTGGTGGCAGAAATTGCTAAAAAAGCAGTGTTTCCCTTAGCCCTACGTATTTTTGCGATTGATGGTTTACGGATTGAATACGCCGATGGTTTTGGCTTGATTCGTGCCTCAAACACCACACCGGTATTAACGCTAAGAATGGAATCGCAAACTGCGCTGGGCTTAGCAAGAATTCGCGCCGAATTAGCCGCGGCCATCGCGCCGCTGCAGTTGCCCCCTTTAATGCCATAA
- the nadC gene encoding carboxylating nicotinate-nucleotide diphosphorylase produces the protein MIPAPHLIASQVAAALQEDIGRCDWTAMLIAPDTQSSATVIARQSAVLCGQAWFDEVFRQVDDEVQVQWMVKEGECVEADQVLCLILGPARSLLTAERSALNYLQTLSAVATETRRYVDLVAHTSAKIHDTRKTIPGLRLAQKYAVTVGGGLNQRIGLYDGILIKENHIMAAGSISAALAAAAKLAPADVTIQIEVETIHELEQALHAGAVSVLLDNMNLTDLRAAVALAGQSAVLEASGGVDESTVREIAETGVHRISIGKLTKDIQAIDLSMRFA, from the coding sequence ATGATTCCTGCTCCACACCTTATCGCCTCTCAAGTGGCTGCCGCTTTACAGGAAGACATTGGTCGCTGTGATTGGACAGCCATGCTGATTGCCCCAGATACCCAAAGTAGTGCCACGGTGATAGCAAGGCAGAGCGCGGTGCTGTGCGGGCAGGCTTGGTTTGATGAAGTTTTTCGCCAAGTGGATGATGAAGTGCAAGTGCAGTGGATGGTAAAAGAAGGAGAGTGTGTCGAGGCAGATCAAGTGCTCTGTCTTATTCTTGGCCCCGCTCGTAGCTTACTCACTGCCGAGCGTAGTGCGCTTAATTATTTACAAACCCTCTCCGCGGTGGCTACTGAGACGCGCCGTTATGTGGATTTAGTAGCACACACCTCGGCCAAGATTCATGACACACGTAAAACAATCCCTGGGCTCAGATTGGCGCAAAAATATGCGGTAACAGTGGGCGGGGGCTTAAATCAGCGGATTGGTTTGTATGATGGCATTTTAATTAAAGAAAACCATATTATGGCGGCGGGCAGTATTTCTGCTGCTTTAGCTGCTGCGGCAAAGTTGGCTCCGGCGGATGTCACTATTCAAATTGAAGTAGAAACCATCCATGAGCTAGAACAGGCTTTGCACGCAGGGGCTGTTTCAGTGTTGTTAGATAATATGAACTTAACGGATCTGCGTGCGGCGGTGGCTTTGGCTGGGCAGAGTGCTGTGTTAGAAGCCTCGGGTGGCGTGGATGAGAGCACGGTGCGCGAGATCGCAGAGACGGGTGTGCATAGAATTTCAATTGGTAAATTAACGAAAGATATTCAAGCAATAGATTTATCAATGCGTTTTGCTTGA
- a CDS encoding DUF883 family protein: MNTKSETLLDQSQDILQEAEQLLVEASQAGGKDAEALYARAVERLRSAKTRLVEVEQVAVAKAKQAAKVTDEYVHDHPWQAIGVAAAVGALVGMLISRR; the protein is encoded by the coding sequence ATGAATACCAAAAGTGAAACTTTACTCGACCAATCCCAAGACATTTTACAAGAAGCTGAGCAGCTCTTGGTAGAGGCCTCGCAAGCAGGCGGCAAAGATGCAGAGGCATTGTACGCGCGTGCCGTTGAGCGTTTGCGTTCGGCTAAAACACGTTTAGTTGAAGTTGAACAAGTGGCGGTAGCAAAGGCTAAGCAAGCCGCAAAAGTAACGGATGAATATGTCCACGATCATCCTTGGCAAGCCATTGGCGTGGCTGCTGCGGTGGGTGCATTGGTAGGCATGCTGATCTCGCGCCGCTAA